The following coding sequences are from one Salvia hispanica cultivar TCC Black 2014 chromosome 3, UniMelb_Shisp_WGS_1.0, whole genome shotgun sequence window:
- the LOC125209781 gene encoding cytochrome P450 84A1-like has product MDLQNHPNTPLAIAAATLLLSLAVLLIKSSRQKPRLPPGPKGWPGIGSMGMVSQLTHRGLAALAKTHGGLFHLKVGKVHMVAVSTAEAAREVLQAQDHVFSNRPATIAIRFLTYDRADMAFAHYGPFWRQMRKICVTKVFSRKRAESWASVRDEIDAFVKDVESRAGRPVNVGAMVLGLTKNITYRAAFGSVARDGQGEFVGIMQEFSKLFGAFNVADFVPWMGWINGPGFSRRLERARDSLDAFIDRIIDEHIEKRKEREEGGGAEDDMVDELMEFYSENGDSNESKRPITITRDNIKALIMDVMFGGTETVASAIEWAMSELMKSPNDLKKVQQELAQVVGLDQKVHESDLEKLTFLRCVIKETLRLHPPIPLLLHETSTT; this is encoded by the exons ATGGACCTCCAAAACCACCCAAACACGCCCTTAGCGATAGCCGCAGCCACCCTTCTCCTATCCCTCGCCGTTTTGCTAATCAAATCCTCACGCCAAAAACCCCGCCTCCCTCCCGGGCCGAAGGGATGGCCCGGGATAGGCAGCATGGGCATGGTCAGCCAGCTCACCCACCGCGGCCTCGCGGCCCTCGCCAAAACCCACGGCGGCCTCTTCCACCTCAAGGTGGGAAAGGTCCACATGGTGGCCGTCTCCACCGCGGAGGCAGCCCGCGAAGTCCTCCAGGCCCAGGACCACGTCTTCTCCAACCGGCCCGCGACTATCGCCATCCGCTTCCTCACCTACGACCGGGCCGACATGGCCTTCGCCCACTACGGGCCCTTCTGGCGCCAGATGCGCAAAATCTGCGTCACGAAGGTCTTCAGCCGCAAGCGGGCCGAGTCGTGGGCCTCGGTCCGCGACGAGATCGACGCCTTTGTGAAAGACGTCGAGTCGCGGGCCGGGCGGCCCGTGAATGTGGGGGCGATGGTGCTGGGATTGACCAAGAATATCACGTACCGGGCCGCGTTCGGGTCGGTGGCCCGGGACGGGCAGGGGGAGTTTGTGGGGATTATGCAGGAGTTTTCGAAGCTTTTCGGGGCGTTTAATGTGGCGGATTTCGTGCCGTGGATGGGGTGGATCAACGGCCCGGGATTCAGCCGGAGGCTGGAGAGGGCCCGGGATTCGCTCGATGCGTTTATCGATAGGATCATCGATGAACATATCGAAAAGAGGAAGGAGAGGGAAGAAGGCGGAGGAGCTGAGGATGATATGGTGGATGAGTTGATGGAGTTTTACTCTGAGAATGGAGATAGCAATGAATCAAAGCGGCCTATTACTATCACAAGGGATAATATTAAGGCTCTCATCATG GATGTCATGTTTGGTGGGACAGAAACCGTTGCCTCAGCCATCGAGTGGGCGATGTCCGAGCTAATGAAGAGTCCCAATGACCTCAAAAAGGTCCAACAAGAGCTCGCTCAAGTGGTCGGGCTCGATCAAAAAGTGCACGAGTCGGATCTCGAGAAACTAACTTTCCTCAGATGTGTCATCAAGGAGACCCTCCGCCTCCATCCCCCGATCCCTCTCCTCCTCCACGAGACATCCACAACATAA